In the genome of Paramisgurnus dabryanus chromosome 18, PD_genome_1.1, whole genome shotgun sequence, one region contains:
- the hwa gene encoding protein huluwa, whose product MSQLGSAVPSSNLPEGLPVSSLALLILVLIPCVVLLLLINCLFVGYKLFLLTRRKRERCGSEISLVHSSLSTRQRVTRFSDEPLFGPHRKNNYVSVSEPMLAPPITSSLTSSAERRATGQRARFLRPDGATYPGSGSLRVPSWRTSAPVLVQSSDSETERINTVPPNSPAIRVTPNGFSVPMVSMRRSSTMDLESASLDKIHVECESASSIAVENSCYVPSSSPSAGGPGLDSDFGASAGVSLRILSMDSDGFPGSAWASALEWDYYDPSYVTQNHVPKHRHHAPPITSKQYWV is encoded by the exons ATGTCGCAGCTGGGATCGGCTGTGCCCTCATCAAACTTACCCGAGGGCCTCCCGGTGTCCAGTTTGGCACTGCTGATCCTGGTTCTGATACCCTGCGTGGTTCTGCTGCTTCTCATCAACTGTCTCTTTGTGGGCTACAAGCTGTTTCTGTTGACCCGGAGGAAGAGAGAGCGCTGCGGGTCCGAAATCTCGCTCGTGCACTCGTCTCTATCCACCCGGCAGAGGGTCACCCGCTTCTCTGACGAACCTCTCTTCGGTCCGCACAGGAAGAACAACTATGTTTCTGTGTCGGAGCCCATGCTGGCGCCACCGATCACGTCGTCCTTGACCTCCTCGGCGGAGAGAAGGGCCACCGGACAGCGCGCCAGGTTTCTGCGCCCGGATGGGGCCACCTACCCCGGGTCAGGATCGCTGCGCGTGCCAAGCTGGAGGACTAGCGCGCCGGTTCTGGTGCAGTCCAGTGATTCGGAGACGGAGCGAATAAACACGGTGCCACCGAACTCACCCGCGATTCGTGTGACTCCGAATGGG TTCTCCGTGCCGATGGTTTCCATGCGTAGAAGCAGCACAATGGACCTGGAGAGCGCTTCTCTGGATAAGATCCATGTGGAGTGCGAGTCAGCCAGCAGTATTGCAGTTGAGAATTCCTGCTATGTGCCTTCATCAAGTCCTTCTGCTGGTGGACCTGGACTTGACAGTGACTTTGGAGCCAGCGCAG GAGTGTCTTTGCGTATCCTTTCTATGGACAGCGATGGTTTTCCGGGCTCGGCCTGGGCATCCGCTTTGGAATGGGATTACTATGACCCGAGTTACGTCACTCAGAACCACGTTCCCAAACACAGGCACCATGCACCTCCCATCACCAGCAAACAGTACTGGGTCTAG
- the rpl37 gene encoding large ribosomal subunit protein eL37 produces MTKGTSSFGKRRNKTHTLCRRCGSKAYHLQKSTCGKCGYPAKRKRKYNWSAKAKRRSTTGTGRMRHMKVVFRRFRNGFREGTVPKPRRAAVAASSSS; encoded by the exons ATG ACGAAGGGTACGTCGTCTTTCGGTAAGCGTCGTAACAAGACGCACACTCTGTGCCGTCGCTGCGGATCTAAAGCTTATCACCTGCAGAAGTCCACCTGCGGAAAGTGCGGATACCCTGCCAAGCGCAAGAGAAAGT ACAACTGGAGCGCAAAGGCCAAGAGACGCAGCACCACAGGAACCGGTCGCATGAGACACATGAAGGTTGTGTTCCGCAGGTTCAG aaaTGGATTCCGTGAGGGAACCGTGCCCAAGCCCCGCCGGGCAGCAGTGGCTGCGTCCAGTTCCTCGTAA
- the st8sia5 gene encoding alpha-2,8-sialyltransferase 8E isoform X5, whose protein sequence is MGYADPTSSRDLLGNRSLCFIFICAFGLVTLLQQILYGKNYIKSGQQFTRLKGEEVGNWSGLISYPDDGGMKPARNGRKRCVRQNFQHSEAQSSVVITPCLADIEKKKKEQRRYLEHSQGSLEYNSTACKSLRQEITDVKVLTMVKTSELFERWRNLQVCKWEQNKEEVDHFKMSLSRCCNAPSFLFTTKRNTPSGTKLRYEVDTSGILHISPEIFKMFPNDMPYSKSQFKKCAVIGNGGIIKNSKCGREIDAADFVLRCNIPPISDMYSEDVGSKTDLVTINPSIITERFQKLEKWRKPFYDVLQNYQNSSAVLPAFYNTRNTDVSFRVKYMLDDFESTRGVFFFHPQYLLNVQRFWAVQGVRAKRLSSGLMLVTAAMELCEEVHLYGFWAFPMNPSGIFITHHYYDNVKPRPGFHAMPYEIFNFMHMHARGIVHVHTSPCR, encoded by the exons ATGGGGTACGCGGACCCGACGTCTAGTAGAGATTTGTTGGGGAACAGATccctttgttttattttcatatgtGCTTTTGGACTGGTCACCTTATTGCAGCAAATCCTCTATGGCAAGAATTACATTAAAAG TGGGCAACAATTTACCCGCCTCAAAGGAGAGGAGGTGGGCAACTGGAGCGGTCTCATTAGTTACCCTGATGATGGAGGAATGAAGCCGGCCAGAAATGGAAGGAAAAG ATGTGTCCGTCAGAATTTTCAACACTCAGAAGCTCAGAGCTCCGTAGTTATCACGCCCTGCCTAGCTGACATtgagaagaaaaaaaaagagcagAGAAG GTATCTGGAACATTCCCAGGGTTCTTTGGAATACAATTCCACGGCATGCAAGAGTCTACGACAGGAAATCACAGATGTAAAAGTACTGACCAT GGTGAAGACATCTGAATTGTTTGAGAGATGGAGGAACCTTCAGGTGTGTAAATGGGAGCAGAACAAGGAAGAGGTCGATCATTTCAA GATGTCTCTGTCACGATGCTGCAATGCCCCCTCCTTCCTGTTTACCACAAAGAGAAATACTCCCTCTGGCACAAAGCTACGATATGAGGTTGATACAAGTGGAATCTTGCACATCAGCCCcgagatttttaaaatgttccCTAAT GATATGCCCTACTCCAAATCACAGTTCAAGAAATGTGCTGTTATTGGAAACGGAGGCATCATTAAAAACAGCAAGTGTGGACGAGAGATAGACGCGGCTGACTTTGTCTTACG ATGTAATATTCCACCCATCTCAGATATGTACAGTGAAGATGTGGGATCGAAGACTGATCTTGTTACCATAAACCCCAGCATTATAACTGAGAG GTTTCAAAAGCTGGAGAAATGGAGAAAGCCATTTTATGATGTTCTCCAGAATTACCAGAACTCTTCTGCGGTTTTGCCCGCGTTTTACAACACAAGAAACACGGACGTGTCTTTCCGTGTCAAATACATGCTGGATGACTTCGAGTCCACCCGTGGCGTGTTCTTCTTCCACCCACAGTATCTCTTAAACGTGCAGCGTTTCTGGGCTGTGCAGGGCGTGCGGGCCAAACGCCTCAGCAGCGGTCTGATGCTCGTTACCGCGGCGATGGAGTTATGCGAAGAGGTGCATCTCTACGGCTTCTGGGCGTTTCCCATGAACCCCTCTGGCATCTTCATAACGCACCATTACTATGACAATGTCAAGCCCCGGCCCGGGTTCCACGCCATGCCCTACGAGATCTTCAACTTCATGCACATGCACGCTCGCGGAATTGTGCACGTGCACACTAGCCCTTGTAGGTGA
- the st8sia5 gene encoding alpha-2,8-sialyltransferase 8E isoform X2, translating into MGYADPTSSRDLLGNRSLCFIFICAFGLVTLLQQILYGKNYIKSGQQFTRLKGEEVGNWSGLISYPDDGGMKPARNGRKRYLEHSQGSLEYNSTACKSLRQEITDVKVLTMVKTSELFERWRNLQVCKWEQNKEEVDHFKMSLSRCCNAPSFLFTTKRNTPSGTKLRYEVDTSGILHISPEIFKMFPNDMPYSKSQFKKCAVIGNGGIIKNSKCGREIDAADFVLRCNIPPISDMYSEDVGSKTDLVTINPSIITERFQKLEKWRKPFYDVLQNYQNSSAVLPAFYNTRNTDVSFRVKYMLDDFESTRGVFFFHPQYLLNVQRFWAVQGVRAKRLSSGLMLVTAAMELCEEVHLYGFWAFPMNPSGIFITHHYYDNVKPRPGFHAMPYEIFNFMHMHARGIVHVHTSPCR; encoded by the exons ATGGGGTACGCGGACCCGACGTCTAGTAGAGATTTGTTGGGGAACAGATccctttgttttattttcatatgtGCTTTTGGACTGGTCACCTTATTGCAGCAAATCCTCTATGGCAAGAATTACATTAAAAG TGGGCAACAATTTACCCGCCTCAAAGGAGAGGAGGTGGGCAACTGGAGCGGTCTCATTAGTTACCCTGATGATGGAGGAATGAAGCCGGCCAGAAATGGAAGGAAAAG GTATCTGGAACATTCCCAGGGTTCTTTGGAATACAATTCCACGGCATGCAAGAGTCTACGACAGGAAATCACAGATGTAAAAGTACTGACCAT GGTGAAGACATCTGAATTGTTTGAGAGATGGAGGAACCTTCAGGTGTGTAAATGGGAGCAGAACAAGGAAGAGGTCGATCATTTCAA GATGTCTCTGTCACGATGCTGCAATGCCCCCTCCTTCCTGTTTACCACAAAGAGAAATACTCCCTCTGGCACAAAGCTACGATATGAGGTTGATACAAGTGGAATCTTGCACATCAGCCCcgagatttttaaaatgttccCTAAT GATATGCCCTACTCCAAATCACAGTTCAAGAAATGTGCTGTTATTGGAAACGGAGGCATCATTAAAAACAGCAAGTGTGGACGAGAGATAGACGCGGCTGACTTTGTCTTACG ATGTAATATTCCACCCATCTCAGATATGTACAGTGAAGATGTGGGATCGAAGACTGATCTTGTTACCATAAACCCCAGCATTATAACTGAGAG GTTTCAAAAGCTGGAGAAATGGAGAAAGCCATTTTATGATGTTCTCCAGAATTACCAGAACTCTTCTGCGGTTTTGCCCGCGTTTTACAACACAAGAAACACGGACGTGTCTTTCCGTGTCAAATACATGCTGGATGACTTCGAGTCCACCCGTGGCGTGTTCTTCTTCCACCCACAGTATCTCTTAAACGTGCAGCGTTTCTGGGCTGTGCAGGGCGTGCGGGCCAAACGCCTCAGCAGCGGTCTGATGCTCGTTACCGCGGCGATGGAGTTATGCGAAGAGGTGCATCTCTACGGCTTCTGGGCGTTTCCCATGAACCCCTCTGGCATCTTCATAACGCACCATTACTATGACAATGTCAAGCCCCGGCCCGGGTTCCACGCCATGCCCTACGAGATCTTCAACTTCATGCACATGCACGCTCGCGGAATTGTGCACGTGCACACTAGCCCTTGTAGGTGA
- the st8sia5 gene encoding alpha-2,8-sialyltransferase 8E isoform X1 has protein sequence MGYADPTSSRDLLGNRSLCFIFICAFGLVTLLQQILYGKNYIKSGQQFTRLKGEEVGNWSGLISYPDDGGMKPARNGRKRYLEHSQGSLEYNSTACKSLRQEITDVKVLTISLSRGGRSFKNSCCSKQSQQSRRISRNKVKTSELFERWRNLQVCKWEQNKEEVDHFKMSLSRCCNAPSFLFTTKRNTPSGTKLRYEVDTSGILHISPEIFKMFPNDMPYSKSQFKKCAVIGNGGIIKNSKCGREIDAADFVLRCNIPPISDMYSEDVGSKTDLVTINPSIITERFQKLEKWRKPFYDVLQNYQNSSAVLPAFYNTRNTDVSFRVKYMLDDFESTRGVFFFHPQYLLNVQRFWAVQGVRAKRLSSGLMLVTAAMELCEEVHLYGFWAFPMNPSGIFITHHYYDNVKPRPGFHAMPYEIFNFMHMHARGIVHVHTSPCR, from the exons ATGGGGTACGCGGACCCGACGTCTAGTAGAGATTTGTTGGGGAACAGATccctttgttttattttcatatgtGCTTTTGGACTGGTCACCTTATTGCAGCAAATCCTCTATGGCAAGAATTACATTAAAAG TGGGCAACAATTTACCCGCCTCAAAGGAGAGGAGGTGGGCAACTGGAGCGGTCTCATTAGTTACCCTGATGATGGAGGAATGAAGCCGGCCAGAAATGGAAGGAAAAG GTATCTGGAACATTCCCAGGGTTCTTTGGAATACAATTCCACGGCATGCAAGAGTCTACGACAGGAAATCACAGATGTAAAAGTACTGACCAT TTCACTTTCCAGAGGAGGGCGGAGTTTCAAGAACTCGTGCTGCAGCAAACAGTCGCAACAAAGCAGAAGAATCTCACGCAACAA GGTGAAGACATCTGAATTGTTTGAGAGATGGAGGAACCTTCAGGTGTGTAAATGGGAGCAGAACAAGGAAGAGGTCGATCATTTCAA GATGTCTCTGTCACGATGCTGCAATGCCCCCTCCTTCCTGTTTACCACAAAGAGAAATACTCCCTCTGGCACAAAGCTACGATATGAGGTTGATACAAGTGGAATCTTGCACATCAGCCCcgagatttttaaaatgttccCTAAT GATATGCCCTACTCCAAATCACAGTTCAAGAAATGTGCTGTTATTGGAAACGGAGGCATCATTAAAAACAGCAAGTGTGGACGAGAGATAGACGCGGCTGACTTTGTCTTACG ATGTAATATTCCACCCATCTCAGATATGTACAGTGAAGATGTGGGATCGAAGACTGATCTTGTTACCATAAACCCCAGCATTATAACTGAGAG GTTTCAAAAGCTGGAGAAATGGAGAAAGCCATTTTATGATGTTCTCCAGAATTACCAGAACTCTTCTGCGGTTTTGCCCGCGTTTTACAACACAAGAAACACGGACGTGTCTTTCCGTGTCAAATACATGCTGGATGACTTCGAGTCCACCCGTGGCGTGTTCTTCTTCCACCCACAGTATCTCTTAAACGTGCAGCGTTTCTGGGCTGTGCAGGGCGTGCGGGCCAAACGCCTCAGCAGCGGTCTGATGCTCGTTACCGCGGCGATGGAGTTATGCGAAGAGGTGCATCTCTACGGCTTCTGGGCGTTTCCCATGAACCCCTCTGGCATCTTCATAACGCACCATTACTATGACAATGTCAAGCCCCGGCCCGGGTTCCACGCCATGCCCTACGAGATCTTCAACTTCATGCACATGCACGCTCGCGGAATTGTGCACGTGCACACTAGCCCTTGTAGGTGA
- the st8sia5 gene encoding alpha-2,8-sialyltransferase 8E isoform X4, with the protein MGYADPTSSRDLLGNRSLCFIFICAFGLVTLLQQILYGKNYIKRYLEHSQGSLEYNSTACKSLRQEITDVKVLTMVKTSELFERWRNLQVCKWEQNKEEVDHFKMSLSRCCNAPSFLFTTKRNTPSGTKLRYEVDTSGILHISPEIFKMFPNDMPYSKSQFKKCAVIGNGGIIKNSKCGREIDAADFVLRCNIPPISDMYSEDVGSKTDLVTINPSIITERFQKLEKWRKPFYDVLQNYQNSSAVLPAFYNTRNTDVSFRVKYMLDDFESTRGVFFFHPQYLLNVQRFWAVQGVRAKRLSSGLMLVTAAMELCEEVHLYGFWAFPMNPSGIFITHHYYDNVKPRPGFHAMPYEIFNFMHMHARGIVHVHTSPCR; encoded by the exons ATGGGGTACGCGGACCCGACGTCTAGTAGAGATTTGTTGGGGAACAGATccctttgttttattttcatatgtGCTTTTGGACTGGTCACCTTATTGCAGCAAATCCTCTATGGCAAGAATTACATTAAAAG GTATCTGGAACATTCCCAGGGTTCTTTGGAATACAATTCCACGGCATGCAAGAGTCTACGACAGGAAATCACAGATGTAAAAGTACTGACCAT GGTGAAGACATCTGAATTGTTTGAGAGATGGAGGAACCTTCAGGTGTGTAAATGGGAGCAGAACAAGGAAGAGGTCGATCATTTCAA GATGTCTCTGTCACGATGCTGCAATGCCCCCTCCTTCCTGTTTACCACAAAGAGAAATACTCCCTCTGGCACAAAGCTACGATATGAGGTTGATACAAGTGGAATCTTGCACATCAGCCCcgagatttttaaaatgttccCTAAT GATATGCCCTACTCCAAATCACAGTTCAAGAAATGTGCTGTTATTGGAAACGGAGGCATCATTAAAAACAGCAAGTGTGGACGAGAGATAGACGCGGCTGACTTTGTCTTACG ATGTAATATTCCACCCATCTCAGATATGTACAGTGAAGATGTGGGATCGAAGACTGATCTTGTTACCATAAACCCCAGCATTATAACTGAGAG GTTTCAAAAGCTGGAGAAATGGAGAAAGCCATTTTATGATGTTCTCCAGAATTACCAGAACTCTTCTGCGGTTTTGCCCGCGTTTTACAACACAAGAAACACGGACGTGTCTTTCCGTGTCAAATACATGCTGGATGACTTCGAGTCCACCCGTGGCGTGTTCTTCTTCCACCCACAGTATCTCTTAAACGTGCAGCGTTTCTGGGCTGTGCAGGGCGTGCGGGCCAAACGCCTCAGCAGCGGTCTGATGCTCGTTACCGCGGCGATGGAGTTATGCGAAGAGGTGCATCTCTACGGCTTCTGGGCGTTTCCCATGAACCCCTCTGGCATCTTCATAACGCACCATTACTATGACAATGTCAAGCCCCGGCCCGGGTTCCACGCCATGCCCTACGAGATCTTCAACTTCATGCACATGCACGCTCGCGGAATTGTGCACGTGCACACTAGCCCTTGTAGGTGA
- the st8sia5 gene encoding alpha-2,8-sialyltransferase 8E isoform X3, with amino-acid sequence MGYADPTSSRDLLGNRSLCFIFICAFGLVTLLQQILYGKNYIKRYLEHSQGSLEYNSTACKSLRQEITDVKVLTISLSRGGRSFKNSCCSKQSQQSRRISRNKVKTSELFERWRNLQVCKWEQNKEEVDHFKMSLSRCCNAPSFLFTTKRNTPSGTKLRYEVDTSGILHISPEIFKMFPNDMPYSKSQFKKCAVIGNGGIIKNSKCGREIDAADFVLRCNIPPISDMYSEDVGSKTDLVTINPSIITERFQKLEKWRKPFYDVLQNYQNSSAVLPAFYNTRNTDVSFRVKYMLDDFESTRGVFFFHPQYLLNVQRFWAVQGVRAKRLSSGLMLVTAAMELCEEVHLYGFWAFPMNPSGIFITHHYYDNVKPRPGFHAMPYEIFNFMHMHARGIVHVHTSPCR; translated from the exons ATGGGGTACGCGGACCCGACGTCTAGTAGAGATTTGTTGGGGAACAGATccctttgttttattttcatatgtGCTTTTGGACTGGTCACCTTATTGCAGCAAATCCTCTATGGCAAGAATTACATTAAAAG GTATCTGGAACATTCCCAGGGTTCTTTGGAATACAATTCCACGGCATGCAAGAGTCTACGACAGGAAATCACAGATGTAAAAGTACTGACCAT TTCACTTTCCAGAGGAGGGCGGAGTTTCAAGAACTCGTGCTGCAGCAAACAGTCGCAACAAAGCAGAAGAATCTCACGCAACAA GGTGAAGACATCTGAATTGTTTGAGAGATGGAGGAACCTTCAGGTGTGTAAATGGGAGCAGAACAAGGAAGAGGTCGATCATTTCAA GATGTCTCTGTCACGATGCTGCAATGCCCCCTCCTTCCTGTTTACCACAAAGAGAAATACTCCCTCTGGCACAAAGCTACGATATGAGGTTGATACAAGTGGAATCTTGCACATCAGCCCcgagatttttaaaatgttccCTAAT GATATGCCCTACTCCAAATCACAGTTCAAGAAATGTGCTGTTATTGGAAACGGAGGCATCATTAAAAACAGCAAGTGTGGACGAGAGATAGACGCGGCTGACTTTGTCTTACG ATGTAATATTCCACCCATCTCAGATATGTACAGTGAAGATGTGGGATCGAAGACTGATCTTGTTACCATAAACCCCAGCATTATAACTGAGAG GTTTCAAAAGCTGGAGAAATGGAGAAAGCCATTTTATGATGTTCTCCAGAATTACCAGAACTCTTCTGCGGTTTTGCCCGCGTTTTACAACACAAGAAACACGGACGTGTCTTTCCGTGTCAAATACATGCTGGATGACTTCGAGTCCACCCGTGGCGTGTTCTTCTTCCACCCACAGTATCTCTTAAACGTGCAGCGTTTCTGGGCTGTGCAGGGCGTGCGGGCCAAACGCCTCAGCAGCGGTCTGATGCTCGTTACCGCGGCGATGGAGTTATGCGAAGAGGTGCATCTCTACGGCTTCTGGGCGTTTCCCATGAACCCCTCTGGCATCTTCATAACGCACCATTACTATGACAATGTCAAGCCCCGGCCCGGGTTCCACGCCATGCCCTACGAGATCTTCAACTTCATGCACATGCACGCTCGCGGAATTGTGCACGTGCACACTAGCCCTTGTAGGTGA